In the Brevinematia bacterium genome, one interval contains:
- a CDS encoding DUF4159 domain-containing protein yields MRKLLLVSILLVTIDAFSQEFSIGIVKYRGGDWYNNVDSVRNLLRETSKRTSIKVKLEPNLVDLSSRDIFDNDLLYISGHTPIEFNTKEAQNLRDYILFYGGFVFVNDDYGMDESFRKEIKKVFPEYELQKLPYEHPIYRCFYHFPNGLPKVHEHDGGPPEGWGIIINGELRLFYAYNTDIGDGWDSPEVHNDPEEIREQAIRMGINIVVYSIVRSLPIQN; encoded by the coding sequence GTGAGAAAGCTACTTTTGGTTTCTATCCTTCTGGTTACCATAGATGCATTCTCTCAAGAATTTAGCATAGGAATAGTCAAATATCGCGGAGGAGACTGGTATAACAACGTTGATTCCGTTAGAAACCTTTTGCGAGAAACTTCCAAAAGAACAAGTATAAAAGTCAAGCTAGAACCCAACCTCGTTGATCTCTCCTCCAGAGATATCTTTGATAATGATCTACTATACATAAGTGGACATACACCAATAGAGTTTAACACCAAAGAAGCTCAAAACCTAAGAGACTACATTCTGTTTTACGGTGGATTTGTGTTTGTCAACGACGATTACGGAATGGATGAGAGTTTCAGGAAAGAAATAAAGAAAGTTTTTCCTGAATATGAGCTACAGAAACTACCCTACGAACACCCAATCTACAGATGCTTTTACCACTTTCCTAACGGTCTTCCGAAAGTCCATGAACACGACGGTGGTCCTCCAGAGGGATGGGGAATAATCATCAATGGTGAATTAAGGCTCTTTTACGCCTACAACACCGACATAGGAGATGGCTGGGATTCACCAGAAGTTCATAACGACCCAGAAGAAATAAGAGAGCAAGCCATAAGAATGGGAATAAACATCGTTGTCTACTCAATCGTAAGATCCTTACCAATTCAGAATTAG